From Pseudomonadota bacterium, a single genomic window includes:
- a CDS encoding P-II family nitrogen regulator: MKKIEAVVRPFKLDEVKESLSDLGVQGMTVTEVKGFGRTGGKMEVYRGSAYVVDFVPKVKVEVVVVDTLVAQVVEALIGAARTGRIGDGKIFVTPVEEAVRIRTGETGEQAL, from the coding sequence GTGAAGAAGATCGAAGCGGTGGTGCGGCCCTTCAAGCTTGACGAGGTCAAAGAGAGCCTCAGCGATCTCGGCGTCCAGGGGATGACGGTAACTGAGGTCAAGGGCTTCGGGCGCACCGGCGGCAAGATGGAAGTCTATCGCGGATCGGCCTATGTCGTGGACTTCGTACCCAAGGTCAAGGTCGAGGTCGTGGTCGTCGACACGCTGGTCGCGCAGGTCGTCGAGGCGTTGATCGGCGCCGCGCGCACGGGCCGCATCGGGGACGGGAAGATCTTCGTCACGCCCGTCGAAGAGGCCGTGCGGATCCGTACGGGCGAGACCGGCGAGCAGGCGCTATAG